The nucleotide window TTTGGTCAGCTGACAATTCTTGCTTCCACATCCAGTTGCCATCCCATGCATACTCCATCTCTGGGGGCAACTTCTTTGTTATCAAGGATGAGCAGGATCCTGTCTATAGGTGagaattatgaataaatattggGAGGATTGGGGCCTCAGCAAAGCATTGGTACTTCACCAGGGGCCTTTCAGACCTAAAGTTTTTCatagttttctaatttttttcctaatttttatctcagtgacaatggtaataaaaatatatagagggTGAAAATTCCCAACAGGGAAATGGATTGAATTCTATCCAATGCTTAAACAGAGACATGGAAAAAACTACCTGTAAGGATCTGATTTACCTTTCAATTCAAACTTGGCATTCCACTCCCATGTTCAATCATTGAGTTAGTCCTACCATTTCCAACACAAAATTCCAATATTACAAAGCAATAATAGATGTTGGTATATAATTATAGGACCCTCTTTATTTGGGGATTCACTGATCCATTTAATGCAATTTAAattttgcaaggaaaaaaatgctttttctacttttttaaacttttctactttgcccataaaattaaaatgaaggaCTGAATATAATAGTCGGTacctatatttgtaaaaattatttgtaattgtgtTCCAGAACCCAATCTGAGTATTGAGGTGTTTTTGTTGTTTCCAATGCAGAATTTCAGCATCACAAAGCAGTAATAGGTGGTGTGATTTGACATGTGGACCCCATTTATCTGGAGATCAGCTGATCCAATAATCTGAGATCTTCCCCTGTAACTGGGATGAACCATCAGCTCCGAGGGGTGATAGGCAAAGGGTCCCGATGGGCTGCCCACTCTCCAGAAAACTTCTCTCCACATAGGGACCGGGCCTGGTGGGTCATTGTATGAGCAGCTGATGGTGACTGAGTCTTCTTCATTAGCCAATAGGATATCAGACTGAGTGACCCCGGGATCATTCCTATGTTCTGTGAAAAGAATAAGACATGTAGTGCACTTATGTGAACAAATTGGATTAAACATCCTGCAACTTTGaaagttatatcctccttatcagtaggtcaatatttgctccatctttaccttgaagcttcttaccttgaaacatcttcctcagtgaagttgttaattaagtttcttgttattgactaactactaagtgtcttccacctggttgtctgactatataaattgcgatgtgatattaaagttttgagacgtgatataactacatgagtgttattcactgctcctaacgtgttgaaaacagaggtcatgatagagagggaaaaaCTGATcagggatcagcaagaaatcaccTTAACAACTCtctattttattgtttatcatgtatgcctttttgttattaaacactttttcatTTATACACAAGAAAAGAAATATTGGTCCTTATGAACTTCTCGTCATAATGGTAATACATGAAATTATTAAGTACTAAAATCAGAAGTTTATTAACCATCCAGTCATTGAATAATAGATCAACACCTTTCCTTGTGAGTAACTGTTCTAAATCTTACTACCCTTCAAGCACATACTGTATGTGTGAACACATGTGCAGATTTAGAAGGGGGTCAGGGACAATGGGTTAGGGGATCCGTGGTTAGCATTCAATGTAAATGCAAAGGTTTTCTAAATACATATTGCtacatttttaaagagatttttaaaTCCAGGCCAGACAGatgcagaagaaagaagatcCAAATAATTTGGCCATCTTGTTCTTATCCTTAAGATTAACATTTAGTAATATAAGATAGGGGGTTTAACCTTTTATGTCCTTGTCAAGAACCAGCCTACCATTGGCATGTATATACAATGCAAGCTGCACCAACACTCACCTTGGATGAAGAATATTATTGGGAGGATTTGTATGACTTTCATGCTTGAGGACAGACAGGGTGGATGGATCTACCTAATTTTTCTTGCCCTCAACGAAGATAAAAAGAAACTAATTTCCTGAACATCACAGGTTGTGGTTGATAGTTGTGTTTGTTATATTTGGAATGTGAGTATATGGATGTTAAGGCCAAATACCTCTAAAATATTCTCCATCCCCAGCAGCTATATGATACTTTTCTAAGGAGGTAAGTGGAGGACTTAGGGCAGCACATTGTATTGGGGAGGAATGGGGTGGGCACCATTATGAATTGAAATCTCAGCCCTTTGGATAGGTATAACAGTTccctaaaatacttttattatgtgtatttagttgtttttaaatttatcaggaagggggggaaaataagaaaattatttcATTACCTAATGGTTACCTCTACATCAATGACAACATTaattccattttatatatatagattcttTGATCTATTGGGCTTAATGGAAATCGGCTCTCCCCCCCCCACCTTTACAAAAGGcgtagcaagaagaccggaaaagaagaagaagtttAGGACAATGCGGGACTggatcgagggaaggtccagtGCCATCAAGAGATCTGTGGGATGAAAGgtaagtttgctttttttattttcgctttagttccgctttaaatcagttacttttttactaatatttaaaacttAACTGTGAGATGTGGGTGGGAAACCGGTGTACAAAAAATCTCAGCCCTTTGGATAGGTACAACAGTTCcctaacataattttattatgtgtatttagtcatttttaaatttatgggGAGGGggtgaaaataggaaaataatttcaTTACCCAATGGTTACCTCTACATCAATGATAACATTAAttccattttatatatagattctTTGATCTATTGGGCTTAATGGAAAAAGGTACTGTTACTGTTCTATAAACAAGAACGTGTAGTCAAACCAGCATACTGAAATATTGTGCATGGTGCCCCCACCTTTTCCTGACCTGTTggggaaaacccttgaaaaaactttcaggtcttcagggaacttcttctataattactatatccagagctcaggGTACATAAGTGCTGTGGgccgtgggaagaatgtctcttacactgctggacatttggaagaatgtcacccttacagagagccaaaaagatcattgtgtcacttaaactggcctgagaggtgcaaactgctcattgctcaaagaacccccagcaaattctggaggaaccctgatagagaaacactggaataatGAATCATTGGGCTTTTACTTTATATGTTGAGGTCCCATGATagcagatatatttattataatagacATGAATGTAATTAATTGGATTTAATGAACATTACCTAAAGAGACTTTCTCAGATTTTTCATGAACCTTAGTGTTTCTTCTGAAAATGACTCATAAACACCATGGGCAGATTTAGGGGATAAGTAAACTGTATTTTCTAAATGTTAAAACGGACCTAAATGGGTAAACaacctttatatataaagtaaaaattgtatcttTGTTTAAGTGTAACACCCTTTTCAAGGGTGTTCAAGGGCGATTAAGCTTGAATGGTAACgcagagcttcccaggatacctacgtcaaacATCCTGGcaggctctggctgctctttctgcacatgtccgatcGAGGGCATTTTTTCCCATAAGTAACAGCCAGGTCCTGTAAATTAAATTCACTTAACTGATTATAAGAAAGTGTGATCATCCctataaaagcagatgttttggCAATTTGCTGGattggagcattcaggtgtgttttAACCCAATGCCAGAAGAGAGGTCTTAAATTAGATATGTTTAGACAACATAAGAGCCACCAATGAGCTCCTGTTTTTTGAAGGCACAAAAGGGTGCCAACCAGACTTCCCAGAAACGGAATTTAGGAGACCCCCATCATCAGCAATTCATAGACGTGTCCTTAGGTGTTCCTAAATCCCATCTGTTCTCCTCTGATAATGGACAATGGCACCTCCCACTCCTCTTCAAATACATGGCGGAGAGTATTACAATACCTATTACAAGGAGAAAGACTTTGATCCCGATATAACTTCCAAATATTAAACTTTGCAGACCTGTGAGTGAAATACAAAACAGACAGAAAATAGATTATAGCAATAATAAGCAAGGTAACTACTGATAGATATAGCAAGGTAACTATCACTATTTCATAAACAAGTAACTTCATATTTAAAGcccaatgaaaaataaacatataaaaatgaaaacgTAACGCCCTGCTACCCTTATATGCAGACCTGCACAACCATCCTGGCAATAGACTCCTTCTAACAATGGACATGTCCAAAGGAGCCTGCCACCTGACCCCATAAccgcccatcttgattggccatctCTTGTAAAAAAGCTGCACTAACACATTGTCCATAGTAGTGTAATGTTTTACCTATTGCTAGaggttttgttattattattattaaactggatttatatagcgccaacatattacacagagatgtacattagatagggattgaaaatgacagactaatacagacagtgacacaggaggagaggaccctgcccggaagagcttacaatctagtaggtgggggaatttcacacacaataggatgggagatatgtagtgctgggaagtagtgatggtttcaaaggacagaaaaaaatctgtaggcaagtttgaaaaaatgggttttgagtgaggaagaccattccagagagtcggggcagctttagaaatgtcgctgaggccagatttcctccacttgcgctcagctgcacaaacagtcttttgtagctatttggtgtgattgttgtgccagggtcgggggttggcagggcgggggtagcagaATGTGGCAGGAACAACATTATCCAatgccagggaaagagagtggtttagcatggtggcagcttcatctggggaggtgattttggagagggagggggttagggacgcaaggcagtatgagaataggttgtggtcaaggttatggatccAAAGTCTGGGATCTTGTTTGCTTTTGACTTTCAGTTGCCAAACTTAACAACAACTGAACATTTACTAATTGCCCCTTGGTACTTCCCTCCCCCTTATCTCTTTACCATAAATTCTTTGATTGCTTGGAATATCTGCCTGGTTGATTGACCACCCATGTACGAGCTCTGTATTGTTCCTTCCTGGCCATAAAACTCCATTGGAATATCCACTTAAATCTCTGTTTTCTGACTATGACTTTGGCCTCATTGCCTGGATTCTCTTTACTGGACCATTGACAGCATCCCAAATGCTGTTATTGTTCTACCTACCTGTGGGTTCCATCATTAACTGTCTATGCTTACTCTTCCCTAGGCATCACCTCCTGCAACAGTCTTAGGAGCaatttattactgaaaatgtgCAACTAGCCTAGAAGTGGCTTCTATAAAGGTGAAGAATATGGAGAGAGACTGGGACCAAACATTGGCACTTCACCCAGGGCCTTACCCACTGATTGGGTCGTCTGGACTTTCGCATTGCTTGCTCTACTTTaaagttttccttatttttatctttgtaatgATAATCTCCAGAAAAAACAGAAAGGGTGAATCTTGCCAACGGGGACacagattaaacaaaaaattagacAAAACAATTACCCCAATCTATCCAATGCCAAAAACAAGATTTTGCCTCAAGGTACACtgtgaaatgtaatgtaaaaagctTATTCAAATGAGTTCTTCAATAAAAATGGGACATTCAGAAAATACAATTACCTGTATAGTTTATATTTCCTTTGCCATTCAACTTTAACTGTGTTCCACTCCCATATTTAATCACTGTTTTGGTCTTGTGAACTCCAGTGCAGAACTTCAGCATCACAAAGCAGTAATAGGTGGTGTGATCTGACATTNNNNNNNNNNNNNNNNNNNNNNNNNNNNNNNNNNNNNNNNNNNNNNNNNNNNNNNNNNNNNNNNNNNNNNNNNNNNNNNNNNNNNNNNNNNNNNNNNNNNNNNNNNNNNNNNNNNNNNNNNNNNNNNNNNNNNNNNNNNNNNNNNNNNNNNNNNNNNNNNNNNNNNNNNNNNNNNNNNNNNNNNNNNNNNNNNNNNNNN belongs to Pyxicephalus adspersus chromosome 2, UCB_Pads_2.0, whole genome shotgun sequence and includes:
- the LOC140322298 gene encoding uncharacterized protein, translated to MKVILVLLILFFTQGVYNDEDKSYCTEQPDSIRVEKGGSVTIPCHFSYRTNIEPTEVRVYWRRAIGSKCGSSYRFIYNHTEQMTYKAYEGRISMGGNPQRDRTATIRIQNLKENDGHLFCCQIALQYDGGKKEQWRNQHGTYLFFKGKICKLHLPLMRGYNFQSCRMFNPICSHKCTTCLILFTEHRNDPGVTQSDILLANEEDSVTISCSYNDPPGPVPMWREVFWRVGSPSGPFAYHPSELMVHPSYRGRSQIIGSADLQINGVHMSNHTTYYCFVMLKFCIGNNKNTSILRLGSGTQLQIIFTNIDRILLILDNKEVAPRDGVCMGWQLDVEARIVS